From Streptomyces chrestomyceticus JCM 4735, one genomic window encodes:
- a CDS encoding serine hydrolase domain-containing protein, which yields MGNGSTPQGSVADGFQAVRDQFAAVAAEEGGDFAAQLVAYRHGERVVDLWTGPEITGDSLLGAYSASKGAAHLVVALLVQEGVLDLDREVGHYWPEFGVAGKRDVTLRDLLSHRAGLVGADAGFTLDELTDDRVVAERLAGQRPYWRPGSAFGYHALVIAALTGEVVRRTTGRTVQEHFAERVRDPYGVDVHLGLPDDQEHRYLSAQPMMPTPERLAELAVRATGPNSLSGIAFNRHHPQNPELWRLPNFRSVRAAGPASFGGVASARGMARMYAAAITPPDGLAPLLKPDTAAEFAQVHSVGHDLVTREHKAFGLGFHATSEVYPVLGQGAFGHSGAGGQQAFADPRNGLAYGYTRRRFPFPNGPAPENGRLIRALYAAAGSSTSISHGHGHGHRS from the coding sequence ATGGGGAACGGCAGCACACCTCAGGGCTCCGTCGCCGACGGATTTCAGGCGGTACGGGACCAGTTCGCGGCGGTCGCGGCCGAGGAGGGCGGCGACTTCGCCGCGCAGCTCGTGGCGTACCGGCACGGCGAGCGGGTCGTGGACCTGTGGACCGGACCGGAGATCACCGGCGATTCGCTGCTCGGCGCGTACTCCGCGAGCAAGGGCGCCGCACATCTGGTGGTCGCCCTGCTCGTGCAGGAGGGCGTGCTGGACCTTGATCGGGAGGTCGGCCACTACTGGCCGGAGTTCGGTGTGGCGGGCAAGCGGGACGTCACCTTGCGGGACCTGCTGTCGCACCGCGCCGGCCTGGTCGGCGCCGACGCCGGGTTCACGCTCGACGAGCTGACCGACGACCGGGTCGTCGCCGAACGCCTCGCCGGGCAGCGCCCGTACTGGCGGCCGGGCAGCGCGTTCGGCTACCACGCGCTCGTCATCGCAGCGCTGACCGGCGAGGTGGTACGGCGCACCACCGGACGGACCGTTCAGGAGCACTTCGCCGAGCGCGTACGCGATCCGTACGGGGTGGATGTCCACCTCGGGCTCCCGGACGACCAGGAGCACCGCTACTTGAGCGCGCAGCCGATGATGCCGACTCCCGAGCGGCTGGCCGAACTGGCGGTGCGCGCGACCGGGCCGAACTCGCTGTCCGGTATCGCCTTCAACCGCCACCACCCGCAAAACCCGGAGCTGTGGCGGCTGCCGAACTTCCGGTCGGTCCGGGCCGCCGGGCCGGCGTCGTTCGGCGGTGTGGCCTCGGCCCGCGGCATGGCCCGGATGTACGCGGCGGCGATCACCCCGCCGGACGGCCTGGCGCCGCTGCTCAAGCCGGACACCGCGGCCGAGTTCGCGCAGGTCCACTCCGTGGGGCATGACCTGGTCACCCGCGAGCACAAGGCGTTCGGGCTCGGCTTCCACGCCACGTCCGAGGTGTATCCGGTGCTGGGGCAGGGCGCGTTCGGGCACAGCGGCGCGGGCGGCCAGCAGGCGTTCGCCGACCCGCGCAACGGACTGGCTTACGGCTACACCCGCCGCCGGTTCCCGTTCCCCAACGGTCCCGCGCCGGAGAACGGCCGTCTGATCCGGGCGCTGTACGCCGCGGCCGGATCGAGTACGTCAATCTCGCACGGGCACGGACACGGGCACCGGTCCTGA
- a CDS encoding TetR/AcrR family transcriptional regulator gives MPDPATPRPRPGRPARLNRERIVDAAVAAGNLDTLTMRALAARLDVSHGALYRWVSNRDQLFDLVSDVMVERILPTGGPPGGSPDGSPDGARDADWRPWLARVAWSMHDQFLAVPGYATRLSRPHRHNSDALGRLRQEVVTAFTNAGVAPELAEQSWYIFITTVVGWLAVQETPSDLPFNHGAPRFDLFLDTLLRGLPAREPGAERP, from the coding sequence ATGCCCGATCCCGCGACCCCCCGACCGCGCCCGGGCCGCCCCGCGCGGCTCAACCGCGAGCGGATCGTGGACGCGGCCGTCGCGGCCGGAAATCTCGACACCCTGACCATGCGCGCCCTCGCCGCCCGCCTGGACGTCAGCCACGGCGCGCTCTACCGCTGGGTCAGCAATCGCGACCAGCTCTTCGACCTCGTCAGCGACGTGATGGTCGAACGCATCCTGCCCACCGGGGGCCCGCCGGGCGGCTCACCCGACGGCTCACCCGACGGCGCGCGCGACGCCGACTGGCGCCCCTGGCTCGCCCGAGTCGCCTGGTCCATGCACGACCAGTTCCTCGCCGTACCCGGCTACGCCACCCGCCTGTCCCGCCCGCACCGCCACAACTCCGACGCCCTCGGCCGCCTCCGGCAGGAAGTCGTCACCGCCTTCACGAACGCCGGCGTCGCCCCCGAACTGGCCGAGCAGAGCTGGTACATCTTCATCACCACGGTCGTCGGCTGGCTCGCCGTCCAGGAAACACCGTCCGACCTACCTTTCAACCACGGCGCCCCACGCTTCGACCTGTTCCTCGACACCCTGCTGAGGGGCCTGCCGGCGCGTGAGCCGGGCGCGGAGCGGCCCTGA
- a CDS encoding NAD(P)/FAD-dependent oxidoreductase, which yields MTTEEKQSAENAPHYDIIVIGGGAAGLAGALTLGRARRSVLVVDAGQPRNASAEASHNYLTRDGVPPAELLAAGRAEVAGYGGEFVAGEVVAAESVAGGGFRVVLGSGATARARRLLVTSGLVDELPDVPGLAGRWGRDVLHCPYCHGYEVRDRAIGVLSTGPMGVRQALLWRQWSAEVRLFLHTGPEPTDEQYEQLAARGIAVVDGEVSEVEITGWSGAGDDRISGVKLAGGTVVPCEALVVAPRFDVCGKVIDSLGLEVAGKAAGDGSVLGRHVVAEPGGATRIPGVWVAGNVADPMAKVSGATAMGVHAATEINFDLVEEDTRRAVEVRRRGQEAA from the coding sequence ATGACCACGGAAGAGAAGCAGAGCGCCGAGAACGCACCGCACTACGACATCATCGTGATCGGCGGCGGTGCCGCCGGGCTGGCCGGGGCGTTGACATTGGGGCGGGCGCGGCGGTCTGTGCTGGTGGTGGATGCGGGGCAGCCCCGGAACGCTTCGGCGGAGGCTTCGCACAACTATCTGACGCGGGACGGCGTGCCGCCCGCCGAGCTGCTGGCCGCAGGGCGGGCCGAGGTGGCCGGGTACGGCGGGGAGTTCGTGGCGGGTGAGGTGGTCGCTGCCGAGTCCGTGGCGGGCGGCGGCTTCCGGGTGGTGCTGGGGAGTGGGGCGACAGCCAGGGCCCGGCGGCTGCTGGTGACCAGTGGGCTCGTCGACGAACTGCCCGATGTGCCGGGGCTCGCCGGGCGGTGGGGACGGGATGTGCTGCACTGCCCGTACTGCCACGGGTACGAAGTGCGCGACCGGGCGATCGGGGTGCTGTCCACCGGGCCGATGGGCGTGCGGCAGGCGTTGTTGTGGCGGCAGTGGAGTGCGGAGGTGCGGCTCTTCCTGCACACGGGGCCCGAGCCCACGGACGAGCAGTACGAGCAGCTCGCCGCGCGCGGCATCGCCGTGGTGGACGGCGAGGTGAGCGAGGTGGAGATCACCGGGTGGTCGGGGGCCGGGGACGACCGGATTTCGGGGGTGAAGCTGGCCGGTGGGACGGTCGTGCCGTGTGAGGCCCTGGTGGTCGCGCCGCGCTTCGATGTATGCGGGAAGGTGATCGACAGTCTCGGGCTGGAGGTGGCCGGCAAGGCCGCGGGGGACGGATCCGTACTGGGAAGACACGTGGTCGCCGAGCCCGGTGGTGCGACACGGATTCCCGGCGTGTGGGTGGCCGGTAACGTCGCGGACCCGATGGCCAAGGTCAGCGGCGCCACCGCGATGGGCGTGCACGCGGCGACGGAGATCAACTTCGATCTGGTCGAGGAGGACACCCGGCGGGCGGTGGAGGTGCGGAGGCGGGGACAGGAGGCCGCTTGA
- a CDS encoding ATP-binding protein, whose protein sequence is MIELRRDHQPTYSTAVIAPSAVLTLAGDCQSARLARQFVREYIACHVPGASTDHVDRVTLVVSELVTNSIRYGTEPGDSLRLVLDADGGRTRVEVHDPVRRRPRTRPESGVRTRGRGLLVLDALCPGTWGVDNIPLGKSVWAEVPA, encoded by the coding sequence ATGATCGAACTACGGCGGGACCACCAACCCACCTACAGCACTGCCGTTATCGCCCCTTCAGCCGTTTTGACCCTGGCCGGCGACTGCCAATCAGCGCGCCTAGCACGGCAGTTCGTACGCGAGTACATCGCCTGCCACGTACCGGGGGCCTCCACAGATCACGTTGACCGGGTCACCCTTGTGGTCTCGGAACTGGTCACCAACTCCATCCGCTACGGCACCGAACCGGGCGACTCGCTGCGCCTCGTACTCGACGCTGACGGCGGCCGTACGCGCGTCGAGGTGCACGACCCCGTACGCCGCCGCCCCCGCACCAGGCCCGAATCCGGAGTGCGCACCCGTGGGCGCGGCCTGCTGGTCCTTGACGCCCTGTGCCCCGGCACCTGGGGCGTCGACAACATCCCCCTCGGCAAATCCGTGTGGGCGGAGGTGCCGGCGTGA
- a CDS encoding helix-turn-helix domain-containing protein has protein sequence MSAPTVRRRRLGAKLRTLRGDLTLDQLAEKSGGRFVASKVSRIETAKTAAKAKDVEALLDLYAEAGREVSEELRAALLTLTKEGGQRGWWHSYRGVLTPVYEDLISLEAEAESVSAWQLGVVPGLLQTGEYAREIIRATAMSGAVEARVDALVEVRLARQAVLTREEPPALWAIISEQALRSTSEAEGLMHEQLGRLLAMGKRPNVNIQVLPADAALHVGQLGSFSVLGFGSHVDLDVVHVEGLTSALYIEEHDKVAAHRDAWQRLTSAALPVGASADLITEIRKNT, from the coding sequence GTGAGCGCACCCACCGTGCGCCGTCGGCGCCTCGGTGCGAAACTGCGCACCTTGCGGGGTGACCTCACACTCGACCAACTCGCCGAGAAGTCCGGCGGCCGGTTCGTCGCCTCGAAGGTCTCCCGGATCGAGACGGCCAAGACAGCGGCCAAGGCCAAGGACGTGGAGGCCCTGCTCGACCTGTACGCCGAGGCCGGCCGCGAAGTGAGCGAGGAGCTCCGGGCCGCGCTGCTGACACTCACGAAAGAGGGCGGTCAGCGGGGCTGGTGGCACTCGTACCGGGGCGTGCTGACGCCGGTGTACGAGGATCTGATCAGCCTGGAAGCCGAGGCGGAATCGGTGTCGGCGTGGCAGTTGGGCGTAGTCCCCGGCTTGCTCCAGACCGGCGAGTACGCCCGCGAGATCATCCGCGCGACGGCGATGTCCGGGGCGGTCGAGGCACGCGTCGATGCGCTGGTCGAGGTGCGTCTCGCGCGTCAGGCAGTGCTCACCCGCGAAGAGCCGCCCGCCCTCTGGGCGATCATCTCCGAGCAGGCCCTGCGTTCGACCTCCGAGGCCGAAGGCCTGATGCATGAGCAGTTGGGCCGACTGCTGGCCATGGGGAAGCGGCCGAATGTGAACATCCAGGTGCTACCCGCTGACGCGGCCTTGCACGTCGGGCAATTGGGCAGCTTCTCGGTACTGGGATTCGGCTCGCATGTCGACCTGGACGTCGTCCATGTCGAGGGGCTGACCTCGGCTCTGTACATCGAGGAGCACGACAAGGTCGCGGCCCACCGGGACGCGTGGCAACGGCTTACCTCTGCTGCCCTCCCGGTCGGAGCTTCGGCGGACCTGATCACAGAGATAAGGAAGAACACATGA
- a CDS encoding DUF397 domain-containing protein: protein MSHVGDASALPVTWWKSTYSDSGAQCIECAIVDTGTVAVRDSKNPGGPALLLGRGQLAAFVSAVAGGRFGGLG, encoded by the coding sequence ATGAGTCACGTTGGTGACGCCTCTGCCCTCCCTGTGACGTGGTGGAAGTCCACGTACAGCGACAGCGGTGCCCAGTGCATCGAGTGCGCCATCGTCGACACCGGGACGGTGGCCGTACGGGACAGCAAGAACCCGGGCGGGCCGGCGCTGCTGCTCGGCCGCGGACAGTTGGCCGCGTTCGTTTCCGCCGTGGCCGGGGGCCGGTTCGGCGGTCTCGGGTAG
- a CDS encoding CehA/McbA family metallohydrolase, whose product MCDDDRTSGPVGRRTLLVTGAAAALTLNGVSFAAADENGGGPDRDGGRTGEARRTETRKVTGHLPTGAPDYVYLPVEIPDGVREIAVSYTYDRPATPPGTPGNACDIGIFDERGTDLGGRGFRGWSGGARTEFFLRADDATPGYLPGPLNPGTWHIALGPYTVAPQGLTYEVTITLRYGPPSAPPVPSYPPQRAKGRGRSWYRGDSHLHSVHSDGKRTPAQIAALARAAGLDFITTTEHNTTSSHRAWEGLWGDDLLILTGEEVTTRNGHVVAMGTDPGVFIDWRYRARDAVFGRFARRVHRAGGLVIPAHPHATCIGCNWKFGYEEADAVEVWNGPFTLDDEVAVAEWDNALVAHTHGRGRFLPAVGHSDAHRDPDVIGLPQTVVLADDLTRDAILTGVRKGHTYLAESAALTLTFTATGPKGEHAAIGDRLPVSPSTPVTIRLAVTGAPPDSTIRLLTDQGQRFTTPATEATTWHTTPANAAYVRAEVRHPATTAGVPGPMAAMTNPIFLGRD is encoded by the coding sequence ATGTGCGACGACGACAGAACCAGCGGCCCCGTCGGTCGCCGCACGCTCCTGGTGACGGGAGCCGCCGCGGCGCTTACGTTGAACGGTGTGAGCTTCGCTGCGGCCGACGAGAACGGTGGCGGGCCGGACCGCGACGGCGGCCGGACCGGCGAGGCCCGCCGTACGGAGACGCGCAAGGTCACCGGACACCTCCCCACCGGCGCCCCCGACTACGTCTACCTCCCCGTCGAAATCCCCGACGGCGTACGCGAGATCGCCGTCTCCTACACCTACGACCGCCCCGCCACCCCGCCCGGCACCCCGGGCAACGCCTGCGACATCGGCATCTTCGACGAACGCGGCACGGACCTCGGCGGACGCGGCTTCCGCGGCTGGTCGGGCGGCGCCCGTACGGAGTTCTTCCTGCGCGCCGACGACGCCACGCCCGGCTATCTGCCCGGCCCTCTCAACCCCGGCACCTGGCACATCGCCCTCGGCCCGTACACCGTCGCCCCGCAGGGCCTCACCTACGAAGTGACCATCACCCTCCGATACGGCCCCCCTTCCGCCCCGCCCGTCCCCTCCTACCCTCCCCAACGCGCCAAGGGCCGCGGCCGTTCCTGGTACCGGGGCGACAGCCACCTCCACTCCGTCCACTCCGACGGCAAGCGCACCCCTGCCCAGATCGCCGCCCTCGCCCGCGCCGCCGGCCTGGACTTCATCACCACCACCGAGCACAACACCACCTCCTCGCACCGGGCGTGGGAAGGGCTCTGGGGCGACGACCTGCTCATCCTCACCGGCGAGGAGGTCACCACCCGCAACGGCCACGTGGTGGCGATGGGCACCGACCCCGGCGTCTTCATCGACTGGCGCTACCGGGCCCGCGACGCCGTCTTCGGCCGCTTCGCCCGCCGCGTCCACCGCGCGGGCGGCCTCGTCATCCCGGCCCACCCGCACGCCACCTGCATCGGCTGCAATTGGAAGTTCGGCTACGAGGAGGCGGACGCGGTCGAGGTCTGGAACGGCCCCTTCACCCTGGACGACGAGGTGGCCGTCGCCGAATGGGACAACGCCCTCGTGGCGCACACCCACGGCCGGGGCCGCTTCCTCCCCGCCGTCGGCCACAGCGACGCCCACCGCGACCCGGACGTCATCGGCCTCCCCCAGACCGTCGTCCTCGCCGACGACCTGACCCGCGACGCGATCCTCACCGGCGTCCGCAAGGGCCACACCTACCTCGCCGAATCCGCCGCCCTCACCCTCACCTTCACCGCCACCGGCCCCAAGGGCGAACACGCCGCCATCGGCGACCGCCTCCCCGTATCCCCCTCAACCCCCGTCACCATCCGCCTCGCCGTAACCGGCGCCCCACCCGACAGCACCATCCGCCTCCTCACCGACCAGGGCCAACGCTTCACCACCCCCGCCACGGAAGCCACCACGTGGCACACCACCCCGGCCAACGCCGCCTACGTACGCGCCGAGGTACGGCATCCGGCGACGACAGCGGGGGTGCCGGGGCCGATGGCGGCCATGACGAACCCGATTTTCCTGGGCCGGGACTGA
- a CDS encoding TIGR03619 family F420-dependent LLM class oxidoreductase, with protein sequence MRISTTIFLTDETVRPDRLARELEQRGFAGLYLPEHTHIPAARDTPAPMGEPLPREYGRTLDPFVALGQAAAVTERLTVATGVTLVAQHDPIVLAKQVATLDFLSGGRFTFGVGYGWNVEEAADHGVEWSSRRALVRERMLLMRALWAEEPTAYEGRFASVRASLAHPKPVKGAPRTLLGGAPGPRLFAGIAEYADGWLPIGGAGLAEALPALRQAWADAGRDGAPVVVPYAVQPSAGKLARLRDLGVEEVVVGLPSAGEAEVLRTLDEYAQYL encoded by the coding sequence ATGCGGATCTCGACCACCATCTTCCTGACCGACGAGACGGTCCGGCCCGACCGGCTGGCCCGGGAACTGGAGCAGCGGGGTTTCGCCGGGCTCTACCTCCCGGAGCACACACACATTCCGGCCGCCCGCGACACACCCGCCCCGATGGGCGAGCCGCTGCCCCGCGAGTACGGGCGCACCCTCGACCCGTTCGTGGCCCTGGGGCAGGCCGCCGCCGTCACCGAACGGCTGACGGTCGCCACCGGCGTCACCCTTGTCGCCCAGCACGACCCGATCGTCCTGGCCAAGCAGGTCGCCACGCTGGACTTCCTCTCGGGCGGGCGGTTCACGTTCGGGGTGGGCTACGGCTGGAACGTGGAGGAGGCGGCGGACCACGGGGTCGAGTGGTCCTCGCGGCGCGCGCTGGTGCGGGAGCGGATGCTGCTGATGCGTGCCCTGTGGGCGGAGGAGCCGACGGCGTACGAGGGCCGGTTCGCTTCCGTACGGGCCAGTCTGGCGCATCCGAAGCCGGTCAAGGGCGCGCCGCGCACGCTGCTCGGCGGCGCGCCGGGGCCGCGGCTCTTCGCGGGCATCGCGGAGTACGCGGACGGCTGGCTGCCGATCGGCGGCGCGGGCCTGGCGGAGGCGCTGCCGGCGCTGCGGCAGGCGTGGGCGGACGCGGGCCGGGACGGCGCGCCGGTGGTGGTGCCGTACGCGGTGCAGCCGTCGGCCGGGAAGCTGGCGCGGCTGCGGGACTTGGGGGTGGAGGAGGTCGTCGTGGGGCTGCCGTCGGCGGGGGAGGCGGAGGTACTACGGACGCTGGACGAGTACGCGCAGTATTTGTGA
- a CDS encoding bifunctional FO biosynthesis protein CofGH, which yields MTSSAQVPGQGTDRAVPTGTPSPATAPTANAMRRALKRARDGVALDVGEAAVLLQARGDDLRDLCASAARVRDAGLAAAGRPGVITYSKSVFIPLTRLCRDKCHYCTFVTVPGKLRRAGHGMFMSPDEVLDIARRGAELGCKEALITLGDKPEDRWPEAREWLEAEGYDSTIAYVRSIAIRILEETGLLPHLNPGVLSWTDFQTLKPVAPSMGMMLETTAERLWSEPGGPHHGSPDKEPAVRLRVLEDAGRSNVPFTSGLLIGIGETYEERAESLFALRKVQRAYHGIQEVIVQNFRAKPDTAMRGMPDAELEDLAATVAVARHILGPSGCIQAPPNLVDSEYALLIEAGIDDWGGVSPVTPDHVNPERPWPRIEELAEKSAAAGFELRERLAVYPEYVERGEPWLDPRLLPHVRALADPETGLARPDAKVEGRPWQEPDEGFSMASSGRTDLHRTIDTDGRTSDRRNDFDEVYGDWEALREAAAPGMAPERIDTDVRAALAQAADDPTKLTDAEALALLHADGPALDALCGIADDLRRATVGDDVTYIVTRNINFTNVCYTGCRFCAFAQRRTDADAYTLSLSQVADRAQQAWDVGAVEVCMQGGIHPDLPGTAYFDIARAVKERVPGMHVHAFSPMEVVNGATRTGLSIREWLSEAKAAGLDSIPGTAAEILDDEVRWVLTKGKLPTATWVEVIKTAHELGIRSSSTMMYGHVDQPRHWLGHLRLLAEIQQETGGFTEFVTLPFIHTNAPVYLAGIARPGPTTRDNRAVTAMARVLLHPHIPNIQTSWVKLGTEGAAEMLRSGANDLGGTLMEETISRMAGSSYGSYRSIQDLIAIADAAGRPSRARTTLYGPVAAEREAAALASDGHLPELLPVVE from the coding sequence ATGACTAGCAGCGCGCAGGTACCCGGACAGGGGACGGACCGGGCGGTCCCCACCGGCACGCCCTCTCCCGCCACCGCCCCCACCGCCAACGCCATGCGCCGCGCCCTCAAGCGCGCCCGTGACGGCGTCGCGCTCGACGTCGGGGAGGCCGCGGTGCTGCTCCAGGCGCGCGGCGACGACCTGCGCGACCTGTGCGCGTCCGCGGCCCGGGTGCGCGACGCCGGCCTGGCGGCCGCCGGGCGGCCCGGTGTCATCACGTACTCCAAAAGCGTGTTCATCCCGCTCACCCGCCTGTGCCGCGACAAGTGCCACTACTGCACGTTCGTCACCGTGCCCGGCAAGCTGCGCCGCGCCGGCCACGGCATGTTCATGTCCCCCGACGAGGTGCTGGACATCGCCCGCCGCGGCGCCGAACTGGGCTGCAAGGAAGCGCTGATCACGCTCGGCGACAAGCCGGAGGACCGCTGGCCCGAGGCGCGCGAGTGGCTGGAGGCCGAGGGGTACGACTCCACGATCGCGTACGTACGCTCCATCGCGATCCGCATCCTGGAGGAGACCGGGCTGCTGCCCCACCTGAATCCGGGCGTGCTGTCCTGGACGGACTTCCAGACGCTGAAGCCCGTCGCCCCCTCGATGGGCATGATGCTGGAGACCACCGCCGAGCGCCTGTGGAGCGAGCCCGGCGGCCCGCACCACGGCTCGCCGGACAAGGAGCCGGCCGTACGGCTGCGCGTCCTGGAGGACGCCGGGCGCTCCAACGTGCCGTTCACGTCCGGCCTGCTCATCGGCATCGGCGAGACGTACGAGGAGCGCGCCGAGTCGCTGTTCGCGCTGCGCAAGGTGCAGCGCGCCTACCACGGCATCCAGGAAGTCATCGTGCAGAACTTCCGCGCCAAGCCGGACACGGCGATGCGCGGCATGCCCGACGCCGAGCTGGAGGACCTGGCCGCCACCGTCGCCGTCGCCCGGCACATCCTCGGCCCGTCCGGCTGTATCCAGGCGCCGCCCAACCTCGTCGACTCCGAGTACGCGCTGCTCATCGAGGCGGGCATCGACGACTGGGGCGGCGTCTCCCCGGTGACGCCCGACCACGTCAACCCCGAGCGGCCGTGGCCCCGGATCGAGGAGCTGGCCGAGAAGTCCGCCGCCGCGGGCTTCGAGCTGCGCGAGCGGCTCGCCGTCTACCCGGAGTACGTCGAGCGCGGCGAACCCTGGCTCGACCCGCGCCTGCTGCCGCACGTCCGGGCCCTGGCCGACCCGGAGACCGGGCTGGCCCGCCCGGACGCCAAGGTCGAGGGCCGCCCCTGGCAGGAGCCCGACGAGGGCTTCTCGATGGCCTCCTCGGGCCGTACGGACCTGCACCGCACCATCGACACGGACGGCCGCACCAGCGACCGCCGCAACGACTTCGACGAGGTGTACGGCGACTGGGAAGCGCTGCGCGAGGCCGCCGCGCCCGGTATGGCGCCCGAGCGCATCGACACGGACGTCCGCGCCGCCCTGGCGCAGGCCGCCGACGACCCCACCAAGCTCACCGACGCCGAGGCGCTGGCCCTGCTGCACGCCGACGGCCCCGCGCTGGACGCGCTGTGCGGCATCGCGGACGACCTGCGCCGCGCGACGGTCGGCGACGACGTCACGTACATCGTCACCCGCAACATCAACTTCACCAACGTCTGCTACACCGGCTGCCGCTTCTGCGCCTTCGCCCAGCGCCGTACGGACGCCGACGCCTACACCCTCTCCCTCTCCCAGGTCGCCGACCGTGCCCAGCAGGCGTGGGACGTCGGCGCGGTCGAGGTGTGCATGCAGGGGGGCATCCACCCCGACCTGCCCGGCACCGCGTACTTCGACATCGCGCGCGCCGTCAAGGAACGCGTCCCCGGGATGCATGTCCACGCCTTCTCGCCGATGGAGGTCGTCAACGGCGCGACCCGCACCGGCCTGTCCATCCGCGAGTGGCTGAGCGAGGCCAAGGCCGCCGGCCTGGACAGCATCCCCGGCACCGCCGCCGAGATCCTCGACGACGAGGTCCGCTGGGTGCTGACCAAGGGCAAGCTGCCCACCGCCACCTGGGTCGAGGTCATCAAGACCGCCCACGAGCTGGGCATCCGCTCGTCCTCCACGATGATGTACGGCCATGTCGACCAGCCCCGGCACTGGCTCGGCCATCTGCGGCTGCTCGCCGAGATCCAGCAGGAGACCGGCGGGTTCACGGAGTTCGTGACGCTGCCGTTCATCCACACCAACGCGCCCGTCTACCTGGCCGGCATCGCCCGCCCGGGCCCCACCACCCGCGACAACCGCGCCGTGACGGCCATGGCCCGCGTCCTGCTCCACCCGCACATCCCCAACATCCAGACCAGTTGGGTCAAACTGGGCACCGAAGGCGCCGCCGAGATGCTCCGCTCCGGGGCCAACGACCTCGGCGGCACCCTGATGGAGGAGACCATCTCCCGGATGGCGGGCTCCAGTTACGGCTCGTACCGGTCCATCCAGGACCTGATCGCCATTGCGGACGCCGCGGGCCGCCCGTCGCGCGCCCGCACGACGCTGTACGGGCCGGTGGCCGCGGAGCGGGAGGCGGCGGCGCTGGCGTCGGACGGGCATCTGCCGGAGTTGCTGCCGGTGGTGGAGTAA